The DNA segment AAAAATGAGCTATGTAGATGGAGATAATGGTTATTTTCTTCCTACAAACCTAAAAATAGGAGGGGCCTCCACTTTTATTATTGACGATTTTAATCAGTTTACCTTTGCGCTCGACTTTAATAAATTACTGGTGCCAACCCAGCCTGTTTACAATGCAGATGGAAAAATAATTGCTGGTCAGGATCCGGATAGGTCTGTTCCTGCAGGTATTTTTGGCTCTTTTGCCGATGCACCTGGTGGCTTTAAAGAAGAAATGCAGGAAATTAACATTGCTGCAGGGATGGAATATTGGTACAATCAGCAATTTGCCCTTCGTGCAGGCTATTTTTATGAAAGTCCAAAAAAGGGCGACAGACGCTACTTTACTTTAGGTGCAGGTCTTAAATACAATGTATTCAACATAGACTTTGCATATTTGCTGGCCAGTCCGCAAAAGAGTCCTTTGGCAAATACGCTGAGGTTCTCTTTATTGTTCAATTTTGGCGAAGCCAAATAATGGATCGGGAATACTAATAAACAAAAATATATAGAAATGAAGATTAAGGTAGGGTTTGGCTTTGATGTACATCAGCTGAAGGAGAATCATCCTTTTGTGGTGGGAGGTGTAGATTTGGAACACCATAAAGGTGCTTTTGGACATTCTGATGCCGACGTGTTGTTACATGCCATTTGCGATGCATTGCTTGGTGCAGCCAATTTGAGAGATATAGGCTTTCACTTTAAAAATACAGATCCACGCTGGAAAGGGATCAGCAGCATTATCCTGTTACAGGAAAGTGTGAAACTGGTTAAAGAGAAAGGTTTTGAAATTGGTAATATTGATGCCATGCTCTGCCTGGAAGCGCCGAAGATTAATCCGCATATTCCCGCTATGCAGGCGCATATCGCAGCAGCGATTGGTATTGATATCGAGGACATCTCTATAAAAGCAACCACGAACGAGCAAATGGGCTTTATCGGAAGGGAAGAAGGTGTAGTGGCTTACGCTGTTTGTCTGATCCAGAAGATTTAAAGCACAACCAACATAAAAAAAACCGGAGACATCATCTCCGGTTTTTTTTATAAATTATTCTTCTAAATAGCCAAATTTGCCCTGGTTATAATCTGCAATCGCCTGTTGAATTTCTTCCGGTTTGTTCATTAAGAACGGACCATATTGTGCGATGGGTTCATGGATTGGTGCTCCGCTTAAAACCAGGATAACACTATCCTGTATCGCTTCAACCCGAATTTCTTCTCCTTCATTTTTAAAGTGAACCAGCTGATCTGTCTTTGCCAGTACTGTATCGTTCACCTTGATTTCGCCTTCAATGACAACAAACGCGGTATTGTAGTCCGAAGGGAAACTAAACGATGCTTTCCCATTTTTATTCAGACGCAGATTATAGACTTCTATTGGTGTAAAGGTACTTGCAGAGCCTTTTGTACCCATATATTCTCCTGCAATGACTTCAATTACCCCTGCCTCGTTTTCCAGCTCGTGACGGGCAATACTCCCATGGCAGAGCGCCTGATACTTCGGCTTGCTCATTTTATCTTTTGCTGGTAAGTTTACCCATAACTGAACCATTTGAAAGGGGCCTCCCTTTTTGCTGAATGCCTCTTCGTGGTGTTCTTTATGTAGAATTCCACTTGCCGCAGTCATCCATTGCACATCTCCGGGTTTAATAATTCCACTGTTTCCGGCGCTGTCCTGATGGGCCACTGCGCCATGATAGGCGATGGTAACCGTTTCAAAACCCCGGTGTGGATGCACCCCAACACCTCTCGGTTCATTACGTGCAGAAAATTGTATTTTAGAATTATAGTCCAATAGGAAAAAAGGGCTCATTTTAAGCTTATATCCTTTTGGGAAAAAGTTATGAACCCTGAAGCCGTCTCCGACCATATGAGGTGCCGGCGGGTTTAAAACAGCCGACACCTGTTTAATATTTGCTTCCATTCCGTCTTTCTTTTGTGTTATGACCTGGATGCATGAGTTTTGATTAAGCTTGTTTTACAAATTGTAATTCACCTAATATTTTTACTTCCTCACTCACCATTACACCACCTGTTTCTAAAGCTGCATTCCATGTTAATCCGAAGTCTGTTCTGTTGATTTTACCATTCAAGGTAAATCCAGCCTTAGTATTTCCCCATGGATCGGTAGCGATACCGCCAAATTCTACATTCAATTTTACCGGTTTGCTGGTCCCTTTAACAACCAGGTTTCCATGTAAAGTATAATCATCACCGTCTTTGCTCAATGAAGTAGAGTCGAACGTGATTTTAGGGAATTTTTCAGCGTCAAAGAAATCGCCGCTTTTTAAGTGGTTATCTCTGTCTTTATTACCAGTATCAATTGAGCTTGTTTCTGCATCAAAGGAAACCTGAGCATTGTGAAAATCATCTGCTTCAGAAGTTAAGGATGCATTTAATGTTTTTAAGCTACCGGTTACAGTAGTGATCATTAAATGTTTTACTTTAAATTGTAGTTCACTGTGAGTTGGATCTAATGCCCATTGTGTAGTTGCCATAATATTTTTTATTTAGTTGTTTTCTTTATTAACAACACAAAATTACGACAAGCACATCAGGTACACATTGATGTATGATAAGAAAGGGCTATATTTTAAAATGCTTATGTGCCAGGTCTTTACGGACCCTGCTGAGGGACTCCGGAGTGATGCCGAGATAGGAGGCAATCATCCATTGCGGGACTCTTAATGTCAGGTTGGGATAAAGTTGAATAAAGTTAAGGTATCTTTCTTCGGCTGGGGCACTCAACAGCATATTGATCCTTTTCTGCATAAAGCGGATGGAATTATGTAACATGTTATTGTTGAAATCATACATGCAAGGTACATGTTTTGCCGCTTCATCAATAAACGCTTTGGGCATAACGATCGCCTGTGTCGGTTCTATAGCATCAATAAAAAACTCTGAGGCTTCATTAAACATGCCATTGCGGTCCGACATCCACCATTGTTCCGGTGCGAATTGAATAATGTGTGTTTTGCCTTTTGCATCGATGGAATAGCTGCGTAACAATCCATCCAATACAAAATAACCATGGGGAGAAACCTCTCCTTTCATCAGGATCATTTCATTCTTGTCAAAATTCTTGACCCTGAGCTTACCGGCGATCAGATCGAACTGCTCATCTGTTATAGCGACCTTCTTTTGTAAATAGAGTTTGAACTGTTCAATCATAGGGGATATAGATGAAATCTATTTCTTGTTGGGTTCGATATTGGAAAAATCTACACCACACTTGCAATTAGAAGCGCAGCCCCCGGTTTTAGGAGATAACGATCTATATATCATACGACCGATATAGAATATCGCGGCCATAAAAAGAATAACAACTAAAATGGTTTGAATGTCCATATTACAAAACTAATTAAAGACTGCATTTAGCAGGTCTGTTGAATGTAAATTTACTTTTCCATCAGGCCAACGGTTCCACCAACCCAATCAAAATCTTTATTGTAGCGTACACCGATCATCTTGCCTCTGCTCAGACGCGCCAGATTGATGCAAAGTACAGGCTCTTTTCCTTCCGGCCATAAATACATCAGCCTGATTTCTACCTTTACCCCTCCATCGGGTGCCTGAACCGCTGGTTCGTAATTTACTTTTCTTTGCAAAATCCAGTTTTCAGGATCTGCAACAGCTTCAATATCCTCTTTTTTCACATCAATAATCACACC comes from the Pedobacter sp. FW305-3-2-15-E-R2A2 genome and includes:
- a CDS encoding Crp/Fnr family transcriptional regulator → MIEQFKLYLQKKVAITDEQFDLIAGKLRVKNFDKNEMILMKGEVSPHGYFVLDGLLRSYSIDAKGKTHIIQFAPEQWWMSDRNGMFNEASEFFIDAIEPTQAIVMPKAFIDEAAKHVPCMYDFNNNMLHNSIRFMQKRINMLLSAPAEERYLNFIQLYPNLTLRVPQWMIASYLGITPESLSRVRKDLAHKHFKI
- a CDS encoding pirin family protein; translation: MEANIKQVSAVLNPPAPHMVGDGFRVHNFFPKGYKLKMSPFFLLDYNSKIQFSARNEPRGVGVHPHRGFETVTIAYHGAVAHQDSAGNSGIIKPGDVQWMTAASGILHKEHHEEAFSKKGGPFQMVQLWVNLPAKDKMSKPKYQALCHGSIARHELENEAGVIEVIAGEYMGTKGSASTFTPIEVYNLRLNKNGKASFSFPSDYNTAFVVIEGEIKVNDTVLAKTDQLVHFKNEGEEIRVEAIQDSVILVLSGAPIHEPIAQYGPFLMNKPEEIQQAIADYNQGKFGYLEE
- a CDS encoding YceI family protein, which produces MATTQWALDPTHSELQFKVKHLMITTVTGSLKTLNASLTSEADDFHNAQVSFDAETSSIDTGNKDRDNHLKSGDFFDAEKFPKITFDSTSLSKDGDDYTLHGNLVVKGTSKPVKLNVEFGGIATDPWGNTKAGFTLNGKINRTDFGLTWNAALETGGVMVSEEVKILGELQFVKQA
- the ispF gene encoding 2-C-methyl-D-erythritol 2,4-cyclodiphosphate synthase, translated to MKIKVGFGFDVHQLKENHPFVVGGVDLEHHKGAFGHSDADVLLHAICDALLGAANLRDIGFHFKNTDPRWKGISSIILLQESVKLVKEKGFEIGNIDAMLCLEAPKINPHIPAMQAHIAAAIGIDIEDISIKATTNEQMGFIGREEGVVAYAVCLIQKI